The following proteins are co-located in the Candidatus Nanosynbacter sp. HMT-352 genome:
- the typA gene encoding translational GTPase TypA, whose amino-acid sequence MKDASKIRNIAIIAHVDHGKTTMVDGLLKQSRTFRDNQAEMSQELIMDSGDQEHERGITITAKQTSIFYGDYKINIIDTPGHADFSGEVERTLNMADGVLLIVDAQEGPMPQTKFVLAKALELGLKPVVIINKIDKPARRIAEVEDELSDLFLELATDDSQLQYPIYYAIGRDGKSWKEIPANTDEDADLTPIFDAIINDIPAPDVTEDGAFQLLVTSLQYDTFQGKYAIGRIARGSVKRGLQVSLMKNGEVAGSARIEKVFGYRGLNREELDEAFAGDIVALVGVADAHIGDTIADKEQPEALPTIDIEAPTLSMYLGPNTSPMKGRESEFTTSRQIGDRLKRELETNVALRVEENGIGFTISGRGELHLSVLIETMRREGFEFEVGRPQVVTITEDGVEKEPIEELQIEVGSEFIGAISQELGARHAEMKSQETTTAGAARLTYILPTRALIGLRNILLTATRGTIIMNSLPHGYQPLGGKLPKTRNGVLIAFEAGTTTPYALQAAEARGELLVGPGTEVYAGMIVGIYNRQEDIEINVCKAKHLTNMRSKSSDGTVQLTPFTQFSLEQCIDFIEDDELLEVTPKSLRLRKRYLDANERKRAAKQ is encoded by the coding sequence ATGAAGGACGCTAGCAAGATTCGAAACATTGCCATTATTGCCCACGTCGACCACGGCAAAACGACCATGGTCGACGGGCTATTAAAGCAGTCGCGAACATTCCGCGACAACCAAGCCGAGATGAGCCAGGAATTGATTATGGATTCCGGCGATCAAGAACACGAGCGCGGCATCACCATCACCGCCAAACAAACGTCAATTTTTTACGGCGATTATAAGATAAACATTATCGACACGCCAGGACACGCCGATTTCTCTGGCGAAGTTGAGCGAACACTGAACATGGCGGACGGCGTTCTGCTGATCGTGGACGCGCAGGAAGGTCCGATGCCTCAGACTAAATTCGTATTAGCGAAGGCGCTTGAACTGGGACTGAAACCTGTTGTGATTATCAATAAGATTGACAAGCCAGCCAGGCGAATTGCCGAAGTTGAAGACGAGTTGAGCGATCTGTTTTTGGAGCTAGCGACCGACGATTCTCAATTGCAATATCCAATTTATTACGCAATCGGACGCGACGGAAAATCATGGAAAGAAATTCCTGCAAACACCGACGAAGACGCGGATTTGACGCCAATTTTTGACGCGATTATCAACGATATTCCAGCGCCAGACGTGACGGAAGATGGCGCGTTTCAATTGCTTGTTACCAGCTTACAATATGACACGTTCCAAGGAAAATACGCGATTGGGCGAATTGCTCGCGGATCTGTTAAGCGTGGCTTGCAAGTCAGTTTGATGAAAAATGGCGAAGTCGCGGGCTCAGCACGAATTGAGAAAGTTTTTGGCTATCGCGGCTTGAATCGCGAAGAACTTGACGAAGCTTTTGCTGGCGACATTGTGGCGCTGGTTGGCGTGGCTGACGCGCATATTGGCGATACGATTGCCGACAAAGAACAGCCTGAAGCGCTGCCGACAATTGACATCGAAGCTCCAACTCTGAGTATGTACCTCGGACCGAACACCAGCCCAATGAAAGGTCGCGAGAGCGAGTTCACGACATCCAGGCAAATTGGCGACCGATTGAAGCGAGAACTTGAGACCAATGTCGCGTTACGAGTCGAGGAAAACGGAATTGGCTTTACGATTTCTGGACGTGGCGAATTGCACTTAAGTGTTTTGATTGAAACCATGCGACGTGAAGGCTTTGAGTTTGAAGTTGGACGACCGCAAGTTGTTACAATTACCGAGGACGGCGTTGAAAAAGAACCGATTGAAGAGTTGCAAATTGAGGTCGGAAGCGAATTTATCGGTGCGATTAGTCAAGAGCTTGGTGCGCGACATGCCGAAATGAAATCTCAAGAAACGACCACCGCTGGTGCTGCTCGTTTGACTTACATTTTGCCGACGAGGGCGCTGATTGGTCTGCGCAACATTTTATTGACCGCCACCAGAGGTACGATTATTATGAATTCCCTGCCTCACGGATATCAACCGCTTGGCGGAAAATTGCCAAAAACCCGCAATGGAGTTTTGATCGCGTTTGAGGCTGGCACGACAACACCTTACGCTTTGCAAGCGGCGGAGGCGCGCGGTGAATTATTGGTCGGACCGGGTACGGAAGTTTATGCTGGAATGATTGTCGGAATCTACAATCGCCAAGAAGACATCGAAATCAACGTATGTAAAGCCAAGCATTTGACCAACATGCGTTCCAAATCGTCGGACGGAACTGTGCAATTAACGCCATTTACGCAATTTAGTTTGGAGCAATGTATCGACTTTATCGAAGACGATGAACTTTTGGAGGTTACACCAAAGTCGTTACGACTTCGCAAGCGATATCTGGACGCAAACGAACGAAAACGCGCCGCGAAACAATAG
- a CDS encoding replication-associated recombination protein A, translating into MSDSRQPLAEQMRPQTLDEVIGQSHLLGEGELLRRIVKNGEPVSLILWGPPGTGKTTLARIIAREVKAEFIELSAVTSGKKDVEQVIEHARQNWNLGLRTILFVDEIHRFNKAQQDAFLPHVESGLITLIGATTENPSFEVITPLLSRSRVLVLQRLTKDEIILVLKRALKVLKNSKQVSSKALDYLAELSDGDARVALGNLELALSFNEKVTPEVVKAAAQKRLPGYDKKGDSHYDVISAFIKSLRGSDATAATYYLARMIDAGEDPKFIARRMVIFASEDIGLAGNGALSLAIATFEAVERVGLPEVKYNLFHCAIALARSQKSREITDLMHGAFELARKYPNSPVPLHLRNASTKLMKDLGYNKGYKWQAGFKHDKGFLPEEIKDVV; encoded by the coding sequence ATGAGTGATAGTAGGCAGCCGCTGGCTGAACAGATGAGACCGCAGACGCTGGATGAGGTAATAGGGCAGAGTCATTTGCTTGGCGAGGGCGAGTTATTGAGGCGAATCGTTAAGAATGGCGAGCCGGTCAGTTTGATATTGTGGGGTCCGCCGGGAACTGGAAAAACGACGTTGGCGCGGATTATTGCGCGCGAGGTGAAGGCGGAGTTCATTGAATTATCGGCAGTTACAAGCGGAAAAAAGGACGTTGAACAGGTAATTGAACACGCTCGTCAAAATTGGAATTTAGGACTTAGAACAATTCTATTCGTTGACGAAATTCATCGCTTCAATAAGGCACAACAAGACGCGTTTTTGCCGCACGTTGAGAGTGGACTAATTACTTTGATTGGTGCGACGACCGAGAATCCGAGCTTTGAAGTCATCACGCCGCTACTGTCGCGTTCACGAGTTTTAGTTCTTCAGCGATTGACAAAAGACGAAATTATATTGGTATTAAAAAGAGCGCTGAAAGTTCTGAAAAATTCCAAGCAAGTTTCATCCAAAGCCCTGGACTATTTGGCGGAATTATCGGACGGCGACGCAAGAGTGGCGCTGGGCAATTTGGAATTGGCGCTGAGTTTTAATGAAAAAGTAACGCCGGAAGTGGTTAAGGCGGCAGCTCAGAAGCGGCTTCCGGGCTATGATAAAAAAGGCGATTCGCATTACGACGTAATTTCCGCTTTTATCAAGTCGCTAAGAGGCAGTGACGCGACGGCTGCGACGTATTATTTGGCGCGGATGATTGACGCGGGCGAGGATCCGAAGTTTATTGCTCGGCGAATGGTGATTTTTGCATCGGAAGATATTGGGCTGGCGGGCAATGGTGCGCTGAGCTTGGCAATTGCAACATTTGAGGCTGTCGAGCGCGTCGGTCTTCCGGAGGTCAAGTATAATTTGTTCCATTGCGCTATTGCGTTGGCTCGCAGTCAGAAGTCGCGTGAAATTACTGATTTAATGCACGGCGCTTTTGAATTGGCACGTAAATATCCGAATTCTCCCGTGCCGTTACATCTCAGGAATGCTTCGACAAAATTGATGAAAGATTTGGGCTATAACAAGGGTTATAAGTGGCAAGCTGGTTTTAAGCACGACAAAGGATTTTTACCAGAGGAAATTAAGGATGTGGTATAA
- a CDS encoding slipin family protein, with the protein MEAFVVIILSFIGLYVLSGIKIVNQYQRGVVLTLGKFTGVREPGLRVVIPGLQTMMLVDIRSTPIDVPKQEVITKDNVTVGVDAVVYFRVINAPKAVLETTNYIYATSQFAQAALRDVTGNVDMDDLLAKREEISQQIKEIVDAETDKWGIDVENVKIQNIELPGDMKRAMAKQAEAERERRANIINADGEKAAAETLAQAAEILAKTQGAINLRTLNTLERISTEPSQKTMMLFPIELIDAIRGGKK; encoded by the coding sequence ATGGAAGCATTTGTAGTAATAATCTTGTCGTTTATCGGTCTTTATGTACTAAGCGGCATTAAAATCGTCAATCAATATCAGCGCGGCGTGGTTTTAACGCTCGGTAAATTTACTGGCGTTCGCGAACCAGGATTAAGAGTCGTCATTCCAGGATTGCAGACGATGATGTTGGTCGATATTCGCTCAACTCCAATTGACGTTCCAAAACAAGAAGTTATCACCAAGGATAACGTCACGGTCGGCGTTGATGCGGTGGTTTATTTCCGAGTTATCAATGCGCCAAAAGCCGTACTGGAAACCACGAACTATATTTACGCGACTAGTCAATTTGCCCAAGCGGCACTGCGTGACGTCACCGGTAACGTTGATATGGACGATTTGCTTGCCAAGCGCGAAGAGATTTCCCAGCAAATCAAGGAAATCGTTGATGCCGAAACTGACAAGTGGGGTATCGATGTCGAGAACGTTAAGATTCAGAATATCGAACTTCCTGGCGATATGAAGCGCGCCATGGCCAAACAAGCCGAAGCAGAGCGCGAGCGCCGCGCCAATATCATCAACGCTGACGGTGAAAAAGCCGCAGCCGAGACATTAGCTCAAGCCGCAGAAATCCTAGCAAAGACTCAAGGAGCTATCAATCTGCGAACATTGAATACCTTAGAGCGAATCTCCACGGAGCCAAGCCAAAAGACGATGATGCTATTCCCTATCGAACTCATCGACGCAATTCGTGGTGGCAAAAAATAG
- a CDS encoding metal-sensitive transcriptional regulator yields MNTADIKLRALHRTKIILGQMRGLEKQITDDAYCMDVLTQSLAIQKSLASLNKLILERHLRTHIADKMASGDKAQQSKAIEELLNLYELNNIRTK; encoded by the coding sequence ATGAATACAGCAGACATCAAACTGCGAGCCCTGCATCGCACAAAGATTATATTAGGACAAATGCGCGGACTCGAGAAACAAATCACCGACGACGCTTATTGTATGGACGTTTTGACCCAAAGTCTAGCAATACAAAAGTCATTAGCGTCGCTTAATAAACTTATTCTGGAGCGACATCTCCGCACACACATTGCCGATAAGATGGCGTCCGGTGACAAAGCTCAACAAAGTAAAGCGATAGAAGAATTACTCAATCTATATGAATTAAATAATATAAGGACAAAATAA
- a CDS encoding DUF4396 domain-containing protein, with protein MNHESPNHCNTKNSIKRMALAASLHCLAGCMIGEMVGVTIGTHAGFAPHTTVILASVLAFISGYTASIIPLVRAKLSLIKSLKLVFAADTLSILSMTIVDNIIMLIIPGAMDKNLTHPIYWVSRLICMFAAFAVSYPVNLYLLRRGKGHALTHHYHHM; from the coding sequence ATGAATCACGAATCTCCTAATCATTGCAATACAAAAAATTCAATCAAACGTATGGCGCTAGCGGCAAGTTTACACTGTCTGGCGGGGTGTATGATTGGTGAGATGGTTGGCGTTACCATCGGCACACACGCTGGATTTGCACCACATACCACGGTTATTTTAGCGTCAGTCTTAGCTTTCATCTCCGGCTACACCGCATCAATCATACCGTTAGTACGCGCCAAATTATCGCTCATAAAATCCTTAAAGTTAGTTTTCGCCGCTGATACACTATCCATACTGTCAATGACTATCGTAGACAACATAATCATGCTGATTATTCCGGGCGCCATGGATAAGAACTTAACTCATCCGATTTATTGGGTTAGCCGGCTAATTTGTATGTTCGCCGCGTTTGCCGTATCATATCCCGTCAATCTATATTTGTTACGCCGAGGCAAAGGTCACGCATTGACTCATCATTATCATCACATGTAA
- a CDS encoding alpha-amylase family glycosyl hydrolase — protein MKTWQDVASLYQIYPRSFLDTNGDGIGDLNGITEKLDYLSWLGVDSIWISPFFVSPLTDFGYDIANYRAIDPTFGQMEDFQALLKKAHDLDIKVMIDLVPCHTSDQHPWFQESRSSRDNPKRDYYVWRDGKNNSETNNWRSLSGGSSWEFDEHTGQFYLHSFLKTQPDLNWDNPEVRAEMKNIVRFWFDMGIDGMRVDAIWGISKDPDFKDDSPNPDFYGNPNDYGAFIHDHCKMGPHFQEYLQELASVCDEYDDKQMVFEFYPDDKLGDIYHQYGQILTVHPKASAFFMEYRDNEWHAKNIEKKIENYLQSASSTTPFFCIGNHDQPRVASRLGEERARAISFLNLLTPGISVVYYGDEIGMTNGELTADDIQDNFSPANSVVDSRDLERTPMQWNDSQFAGFSSAKPWLPVNENHTKINVDSEKIANDSLLNIHRKLLKLRQTFLILKNGNLSIVQNTGNGFILGLKRELSGQRAYIFINFADAEQSFSIPENANIITSTHSVNLITVENLQMAIPGYCGVLLIATLN, from the coding sequence ATGAAAACTTGGCAAGATGTCGCCTCTCTTTATCAAATTTATCCGCGCAGTTTTCTAGATACGAATGGCGATGGAATTGGCGATTTGAATGGCATTACCGAGAAGCTGGATTATTTATCATGGCTGGGCGTCGATTCGATTTGGATTTCCCCGTTCTTTGTATCGCCGCTGACCGACTTTGGCTATGATATCGCAAATTATCGAGCAATTGATCCTACTTTTGGTCAAATGGAAGACTTCCAAGCGCTACTTAAAAAAGCTCACGATCTCGACATTAAAGTTATGATCGACCTCGTTCCCTGCCACACTTCAGACCAACATCCGTGGTTTCAAGAATCCAGATCTTCGCGTGATAACCCCAAGCGTGATTACTATGTTTGGCGTGATGGAAAAAATAATAGCGAGACTAACAATTGGCGAAGTCTATCTGGCGGCAGTTCGTGGGAATTTGACGAGCACACTGGACAATTTTACCTGCATTCGTTCTTGAAAACACAGCCAGATCTGAATTGGGACAATCCTGAAGTGCGTGCTGAAATGAAAAACATAGTGCGATTTTGGTTTGATATGGGCATCGACGGAATGCGCGTCGATGCAATTTGGGGAATTTCCAAAGACCCTGACTTTAAAGACGATTCTCCAAATCCTGATTTTTATGGCAATCCAAACGATTACGGAGCGTTTATTCACGACCACTGTAAAATGGGACCGCATTTTCAGGAATATTTGCAAGAATTAGCGTCAGTCTGCGATGAATATGACGACAAGCAAATGGTGTTTGAATTCTACCCTGATGATAAGCTGGGCGATATTTATCATCAATACGGCCAAATACTGACAGTTCACCCGAAAGCCTCGGCGTTTTTCATGGAATATCGCGATAACGAATGGCACGCTAAAAATATTGAGAAAAAAATCGAAAATTATTTGCAATCAGCAAGCTCAACCACGCCATTTTTTTGCATCGGAAATCATGACCAGCCGCGAGTCGCCTCCAGATTGGGCGAAGAACGCGCCCGCGCCATCAGCTTCTTAAATCTCCTAACTCCAGGAATTAGCGTAGTGTATTACGGCGACGAAATTGGCATGACAAACGGAGAATTGACCGCTGATGACATTCAAGATAATTTTAGTCCCGCCAATTCTGTTGTTGATAGTCGAGATTTGGAGCGCACGCCAATGCAATGGAATGATTCGCAATTTGCAGGCTTTTCAAGTGCAAAACCTTGGCTTCCTGTTAATGAAAATCACACGAAGATTAACGTTGATAGCGAAAAAATCGCAAACGATTCCCTGCTTAATATACACCGAAAGCTACTAAAATTACGCCAAACCTTCCTAATTCTTAAGAATGGCAATCTGAGCATCGTGCAAAATACTGGCAACGGATTTATTCTCGGGTTAAAAAGAGAGTTATCCGGTCAACGTGCTTATATTTTCATCAATTTCGCGGACGCAGAACAAAGCTTTTCCATTCCAGAAAACGCCAATATTATCACCTCGACTCACTCTGTCAATTTAATTACCGTAGAAAATCTCCAAATGGCAATTCCAGGATATTGCGGAGTTTTACTTATTGCCACACTCAACTAG
- the rsmD gene encoding 16S rRNA (guanine(966)-N(2))-methyltransferase RsmD — translation MRVRIISGEFGGRFIKTPPGSTTHPMGERVRSAMFNSLGESIRGARVLDAFAGSGAVGLEALSRGAESAVFVERDRVAQRVIAENISILGVEEKSIVIKTTIVNWLESASSTGEFDIIFADPPYHNPQFSTVSKLMRLLKPGGFMILSHPGIGEVPVQDKTVVVDSRSYGEAHLTKFLRLEN, via the coding sequence GTGAGAGTTAGGATTATCTCTGGCGAATTTGGCGGACGATTTATAAAAACTCCGCCCGGCTCAACGACGCATCCTATGGGTGAACGAGTGCGCTCGGCTATGTTCAATTCTTTGGGTGAATCAATACGCGGCGCGCGAGTTTTGGATGCTTTTGCGGGATCTGGTGCTGTTGGGCTAGAGGCGTTAAGTCGCGGCGCAGAGTCGGCGGTTTTCGTGGAGCGAGATCGAGTCGCTCAGCGAGTAATTGCTGAAAACATAAGCATTTTGGGCGTCGAAGAAAAATCTATTGTAATAAAAACAACGATAGTAAATTGGTTGGAAAGTGCGAGTTCAACAGGGGAGTTCGATATTATTTTTGCCGATCCGCCGTACCACAATCCACAGTTTTCCACAGTTTCCAAGTTAATGAGGCTACTCAAACCGGGTGGATTTATGATATTATCACATCCAGGAATAGGTGAGGTGCCGGTTCAAGACAAAACTGTTGTGGTGGACAGTCGTAGTTATGGGGAGGCGCACCTCACCAAGTTCCTACGATTGGAAAATTAA
- the recG gene encoding ATP-dependent DNA helicase RecG, whose translation MKLTTPLEQIKGVGPKTAQALAAAGLKTISDALDFLPRAYDDYSTAVNIADLQPGKVTVKARCESVSTRIVRRGLRITTAVLADKSGKVKAVWFNQPYRETQLKSDAEFIFSGQFGMQYNRYQINNPSVELAKEVAKASIENASGIQPVYKSIKNIRPKTVQDLMKNIRPIMDFLPETLPENIIQRQKLVSRSEAVKFLHAPKTHEEISRGRERLAFEELFEMILAAQFNKQEQTRLTGWKIPFNKSVVKNFVDQLPFSLTNAQRRAAWQILQDLESDHPMNRLLQGDVGSGKTVVAGLVAVEAAKAGFQTAIMAPTEILAQQHAKTLDELLSPFGVSVALLTGHVKGVARSQLLDNLASGNIDVVVGTHALIQEKVAYHKLGFAVIDEQHRFGVKQRQALLEKSDFMPHLLSMTATPIPRSLALTLYGELDISILDELPSGRQPIQTKIWSPASAPKLYESIENELAKGRQAYVICPLIDDNPDNDKKSVEAEYNKLSKTVFSHRRVGLLHGKLPAEEKAEVMQKFADGELDMLVSTTVVEVGVNVPNATVMLIENADNFGLSQLHQLRGRVGRGKHQGFCHLMMSGHDKPSQRLREIERSQDGFYLAEVDLKLRGPGEIYGRMQHGDLNLKIASLADMALIARAQVEAERFVKEGQDLLQYNHLAHAVSRYQRLTVLN comes from the coding sequence ATGAAATTAACAACTCCTCTCGAGCAAATTAAAGGCGTCGGACCGAAAACTGCTCAGGCTCTAGCGGCGGCTGGCCTTAAAACGATTTCTGACGCTTTGGATTTTTTGCCACGAGCGTATGACGACTATTCAACCGCGGTTAATATCGCAGATCTTCAGCCGGGAAAAGTTACGGTTAAGGCGCGCTGCGAGTCGGTTTCGACGCGTATTGTTCGGCGCGGACTTAGAATCACGACCGCGGTTTTGGCGGATAAATCAGGCAAAGTTAAGGCGGTTTGGTTCAATCAGCCGTACCGCGAAACGCAATTAAAATCTGATGCAGAATTTATTTTTTCTGGTCAATTTGGTATGCAATATAATCGCTATCAAATCAACAATCCGTCCGTCGAGTTAGCAAAAGAAGTTGCCAAAGCATCGATAGAAAACGCATCTGGAATTCAGCCGGTTTATAAATCGATAAAAAATATACGCCCAAAAACCGTGCAAGATTTGATGAAAAATATTCGTCCAATTATGGATTTTTTGCCCGAGACTTTGCCGGAAAACATTATTCAGCGCCAAAAATTAGTCAGTCGATCTGAGGCGGTTAAATTTCTTCACGCGCCAAAAACTCACGAGGAAATTTCCCGCGGTCGTGAGCGTCTGGCGTTTGAGGAGTTGTTTGAGATGATATTGGCGGCACAATTTAATAAGCAAGAACAAACCAGATTAACAGGTTGGAAAATTCCGTTCAATAAGTCGGTCGTGAAGAATTTCGTCGACCAATTGCCGTTTTCTTTGACGAACGCTCAGCGCCGAGCTGCGTGGCAAATTCTGCAAGATCTGGAGTCTGACCATCCGATGAATCGGTTATTGCAAGGAGATGTTGGCTCGGGAAAAACTGTCGTTGCGGGATTGGTGGCTGTGGAAGCGGCGAAGGCTGGTTTTCAGACGGCAATTATGGCGCCGACGGAGATTTTAGCGCAGCAACACGCGAAAACACTTGACGAGTTATTGTCACCATTTGGCGTGTCGGTTGCGCTTCTGACGGGCCACGTGAAAGGTGTGGCGCGCAGTCAATTGTTGGACAATTTGGCTAGCGGTAATATTGATGTTGTGGTCGGCACACATGCGCTAATTCAGGAAAAGGTTGCGTATCATAAATTGGGATTTGCGGTGATCGACGAACAGCACCGATTTGGTGTGAAGCAGCGGCAAGCTTTGTTAGAAAAGTCTGATTTTATGCCACATCTTTTAAGTATGACCGCCACGCCGATTCCGCGCAGTCTGGCGCTGACATTGTACGGAGAATTGGATATTTCTATTCTGGACGAGTTGCCCTCTGGTCGTCAGCCGATTCAGACTAAGATTTGGTCGCCAGCATCAGCTCCGAAGCTTTACGAATCGATTGAAAATGAGCTAGCCAAAGGTCGCCAAGCTTACGTTATTTGTCCGTTGATTGACGATAATCCAGATAATGATAAAAAATCGGTGGAGGCGGAATATAATAAATTGTCCAAGACTGTTTTCAGCCATCGTCGAGTCGGGTTGTTGCACGGAAAACTTCCTGCCGAAGAAAAAGCTGAAGTGATGCAGAAATTTGCGGACGGCGAGCTGGATATGCTAGTCAGTACGACTGTGGTTGAAGTTGGTGTGAATGTGCCGAATGCGACAGTGATGTTGATTGAGAATGCGGACAATTTTGGATTGAGTCAATTGCATCAATTGCGCGGGCGAGTTGGGCGCGGGAAACATCAGGGTTTTTGTCATTTGATGATGAGCGGCCACGATAAGCCGAGCCAACGACTTCGGGAGATTGAGAGATCTCAGGATGGATTTTATCTGGCGGAGGTTGATTTGAAATTGCGTGGACCTGGTGAGATTTACGGTAGAATGCAACACGGGGATTTGAACTTGAAAATTGCCTCGCTGGCGGATATGGCACTAATTGCTCGCGCTCAAGTCGAAGCTGAACGCTTTGTCAAAGAGGGGCAAGATTTGCTACAATATAATCATCTGGCGCATGCCGTCAGTCGCTATCAGCGATTAACTGTTTTAAATTAA
- a CDS encoding HAD-IIB family hydrolase gives MKKIIGFDLDDTLAITKSPISDRMAGILSRLLENYDVCVITGGTFQQIKKQVIDRLNVTPELLQKFHAMPTCGTRYYRFDAADDEWKIQYANDLSDEQKTQITAALEEVAKEMGIWCENPAGEIIEDRHSQITMSALGQQATPEDKYAWAEKYKDVRPIYRDKVAEKLPGLEVRIGGTTSTDITLPGIDKAYGIGRLLELNGWSKEETLFFGDKIEEGGNDFPVKQMGVDSIGVRGWEDTAYALEGINAVS, from the coding sequence ATGAAAAAAATTATCGGTTTTGATTTGGATGACACATTGGCAATTACAAAGTCGCCAATTAGCGACCGTATGGCTGGAATTCTTAGTCGATTACTTGAGAATTATGACGTTTGCGTGATTACTGGCGGCACGTTTCAGCAGATAAAGAAGCAGGTGATTGATAGGTTGAACGTTACTCCGGAGTTGCTTCAGAAGTTCCACGCGATGCCGACTTGTGGTACTCGATATTATCGATTTGACGCCGCCGATGATGAATGGAAAATTCAGTATGCGAACGATTTGTCCGACGAGCAAAAAACTCAGATAACTGCGGCGTTGGAAGAAGTTGCGAAGGAAATGGGCATTTGGTGCGAAAATCCTGCGGGTGAAATAATTGAAGATCGACATAGCCAGATTACTATGTCGGCTTTGGGTCAACAGGCTACACCTGAAGATAAATATGCGTGGGCTGAAAAATATAAGGATGTCCGTCCGATATATCGCGACAAGGTGGCGGAGAAGCTGCCTGGGCTTGAGGTGCGAATTGGTGGTACAACCAGCACTGACATTACACTTCCAGGAATTGATAAGGCTTATGGAATTGGCAGGTTGCTTGAACTGAATGGCTGGTCGAAAGAAGAAACGCTGTTCTTTGGTGACAAAATTGAAGAAGGCGGTAATGATTTTCCAGTGAAGCAAATGGGTGTAGATTCAATCGGCGTGAGAGGCTGGGAAGATACGGCTTACGCTCTGGAGGGCATCAACGCCGTTTCGTAG
- the tyrS gene encoding tyrosine--tRNA ligase produces MKLSEELQWRGFWNQTTFTDDKLIDSENFTLYLGTDPSADSLHVGHLAVYMMVRHFLERGHKVFLLVGGGTGMIGDMRDTEERNLLSYEEIEHNKQALKSQVSRIFAGRDFTLVDNADWLADLELLPFLRDIGKNFNMADLVSREFFKARINNGKGLSFAEFTYTLLQGYDFWHLFNQYGVNMQIGGSDQWGNLLSGVDLIRKKENTEVYAMTAPLLINKSTGRKFGKSEGGAVWLDENKTSVYKFYQFWLNVDDESAIEYMKIFTMLDRDTIEAIAENHAVNPGARSAQKILAREITDIVHGSARRESVERVNEVLFGGGDFKKLSDDDLSALAEEIPCVDAGVDIIEALVKSGAVGSNGEAKRLLKSGAISLNGEKLAENKVVNDTSLLKKGKNTFVLIMEGDE; encoded by the coding sequence ATGAAATTATCAGAAGAATTACAATGGCGTGGATTCTGGAATCAGACCACATTTACTGACGACAAACTTATCGATTCGGAGAATTTCACGCTCTATTTGGGGACGGATCCTTCGGCGGACAGCTTGCATGTTGGGCATTTGGCGGTTTATATGATGGTTCGGCATTTTTTGGAGCGCGGACATAAAGTGTTTTTGCTCGTTGGCGGCGGCACGGGAATGATTGGCGATATGCGCGACACGGAAGAGCGAAACTTGCTTTCGTACGAGGAAATTGAGCATAACAAGCAAGCCTTAAAATCCCAAGTTTCGCGAATTTTTGCTGGACGAGATTTTACTTTGGTTGACAATGCTGATTGGCTGGCTGATCTGGAATTACTGCCGTTTCTTCGCGATATCGGTAAAAATTTCAATATGGCGGATTTGGTGAGCCGCGAATTTTTCAAGGCGCGCATTAACAACGGCAAAGGTTTGAGTTTTGCGGAGTTCACTTACACTTTACTTCAGGGCTATGATTTTTGGCATCTATTTAATCAATATGGCGTGAATATGCAAATTGGTGGATCGGATCAATGGGGCAATTTATTATCTGGCGTGGATTTGATTCGTAAAAAAGAAAACACCGAAGTCTACGCAATGACTGCACCTTTGCTTATCAATAAGTCGACTGGTCGTAAATTCGGTAAATCTGAAGGTGGCGCGGTTTGGCTTGATGAAAATAAAACCAGCGTCTATAAATTCTATCAATTCTGGCTGAATGTCGATGATGAGAGCGCGATTGAATATATGAAGATATTTACGATGTTGGACCGCGATACCATTGAAGCTATTGCTGAAAATCACGCTGTTAATCCAGGTGCGCGTTCGGCTCAGAAGATTTTGGCTCGTGAAATTACTGACATTGTTCACGGTAGCGCGCGTCGTGAATCTGTTGAGCGTGTGAACGAAGTTTTGTTTGGTGGCGGCGATTTTAAGAAATTGTCGGATGATGATTTGAGCGCTCTAGCTGAAGAGATTCCTTGCGTTGATGCTGGAGTTGATATAATTGAAGCGCTAGTAAAATCTGGGGCGGTTGGCTCTAACGGCGAAGCAAAGCGATTGTTAAAATCTGGAGCTATTAGTCTAAACGGAGAAAAACTTGCCGAAAACAAAGTCGTCAATGACACGTCGCTGCTGAAGAAGGGCAAAAACACGTTCGTATTAATTATGGAAGGGGATGAATAA